The Prevotella melaninogenica nucleotide sequence AAGGCGCAAGATTCTCATGCCATTATTAATTGTTTGGTGCGGCAGGCTAATGAATTGGGGGTTACTATATGTTGTCGACATCGTTTGGTGAACATCCATAAGATGGAAGATGGGAGATTAAAACTGGAGTTTGAGAATGGTTCACATCGCGTGTTTCATCGTACTATTATAACAACTGGAGGCTCACCGAATGGACGTGGCTTGCAATACCTTGCCCAGCTTGGACATGAAATTGAGGCTCCTGTACCTTCACTTTTCACCTTTAATATAAAAGATCGTGCTTTTTGCGACCTTATGGGAACGGTTGTTGAACCTGTTGTGACGACTATTCCTGGAACAAAACTGCGTGCGAAGGGTCCATTGTTGGTAACACATTGGGGCGTAAGTGGTCCTGCTGCTTTGAAACTTTCTTCCTATGCGGCTCGTCTGCTTGCTGAAAATGATTATAAAGCACCGCTTGCCATCAGCTGGACTGGCGAACTAACACGGCAAGAAGTGGAGGAGAATCTTCTGAAGTTGCAAACTGCTAACCCACGTAAGCAGGTTGCTACCTTACATCCATTTGGTTTGCCGAGTCGTCTGTGGCTCTATATACTAAGTAAACTTGGCATAGATGCTGTGAAGCCATGGGCTGAGATTGGACGTAAAACGATAAACAGAATGATTGAAACATTGGTCAATGATCAATACTCCATTGCTGGTAAAGGTGCCTTTCGTGAAGAGTTTGTGACGTGTGGTGGTGTGAGTCTTAGCTCTGTTAACTCTAAAACACTTGAAAGTAAGGTTTGTCCAAATCTTTTCTTTGCGGGTGAGGTGTTAGACATTGATGCTATTACTGGTGGTTTTAATCTTCAAGCTGCATGGACAACAGGTGTTGTGGCTGGGCAATGTGCTGCAGGTAGTTAGTATCTTACTGCTTTGAAATCGTCAAGTGTTTGAAATAATACGAATGTAAAAACTATTGCTATCGAAAAAGAATGTTTGATAGTAGCATTTTCCCTTTATACAATAACACTTGCACCAAAGATATATCGTTAGCTAATAAGTCCTCAGCACAACTGGTGTTTATGAATAACACTATATGTGCTGTGCATTAATACTTCTGTCAGAGATGTGAAGTGAGGGGCAACTCGTCATTATATATAGTATGACTAAAGCCCAACTTATATCGAAATCATTTATTTTCCTATATAAGGGAATGACCTTGCATTATAAAAGTGTATAAATTTGCATTGAGAGTCCAGATAAGAGACGGCAAATATATAGTCCTATACTCCATCAGAATTTATCTTCAATACAGCCTATATATGATTTGATTTTTCATCACTAAATCTCGCATCTTTTTTGAGTTCATCATCCATACAGTCTATACCTTGTTTGAGTTCATCATCCATACAGTCTATACCTTGTTTGATTTACTCATCGATACAGCCCATACCTTGTTTGACTTTGTCGTCCATATAGTCTTTACCTCGTTTTGCTTTACTCATCGATATTATACATACCTTGTTTGAGTTTGTTGTCCATATAGTATAAATCTTATTGGGATTTATTGTCTATACTGCTCAATATACAGTTTTATCTTATCATCTTATAAATGTTTTCTTATGTAAGTAGGTGTCACAATAGTCGCTTTTAGTTAAAAAGTGTTTTAATTCCAAATTCTTTTCCCATACATTTTGTAGTTTCAAAAAATATCTATACCTTTGCACTCGCTTTAAACAAGGAAGCAGGTTGACTACAAAGTAACCTTCTGGAGAGATGGTAGAGTGGTCGATTACAACGGTCTTGAAAACCGTCGTACCGAGAGGTACCGGGGGTTCGAATCCCTCTCTCTCCGCTTTAGGTACTCTGAACAGACCAACAGAGAAATCCTAACAAAAACGTAAGTATCATAGCTACAAGTAGTTATGATACTTTTCTTTTATATCCATTCTTCTTCTCAGAGTACGTACAGAGGGGGTAAATACTTCCTAAATACTCTACAATGGCTACAATCTGGCTACACTTTTTGAGGCAAAATAAAAATTGTAGCCAAGAGTTCGTACAGAGTACGCATAGAGTACACGCAAATTGCTGTTATTCAAATAAATATGTCGAACTTTGCAGCGTGGTTACAGAAGTTTATCTCGCTAATAATTCAATCTTTTGGCTACAATTCTATTAGAAGCTGGCTACAATTATTGAATTTTGGCTACAACTTTCCTTTCCATGGCTACAATTAAAAAACAGCAGCGCAAATGAAAACCATTTTCAGAGCAGTCTTCTATTTAAGAAGCAACTATGTGAACAAGGAGGGTAAAACACCCGTGATGTTGAGAATATATCTCAACAACGAACGACTTTCCATTGGCTCAACAGGTATTGCCGTTCAGCAGTCGCAATGGGATAGTGAAAAAGAACGACTGAAGGGAAGGACTACAGAGGCTCTTTCTACTAATCTCGAGTTGGATAACATCCAAAGCGGATTGCAGACTATCTTTAAGAAGTTAGAAATGACAGATGCTATTTCTTTGGAACGTATTAAGTCGGAGTATCTCGGCAGGAAAGAAGAGGTAGAAACGATGATGACACTCTTCGATAAGCACAACAAAGATATTGCTAAGCAAGTGGGCATATCTGTAAGTGCTGCCACTTTCCAAAAATATAATGTCTGCAAACGACATTTCACGACTTTCTTGCAGGATAAGTACAAACGTTCGGATATGCGCTTGTCTGAACTCACCTATATCATCATACACGACTTTGATATTTTCCTTCGCATAGTAGTTGGTCAGAACCCAAATACAGCTACCAAGACAATGAAGACTTTCAAGACAATTACGATTTTAGGTAGAAAAATGGGGGTAATCCATCATGATCCTTTTCTTAATCATCGTTTTCACCTTGAGCCAGTCAATCGTGGTTTCTTGACAGATGAAGAGATTTTGAAGATAGCCAATAAAGATCTGGGCATACAGCGTTTGGAATTAGTTCGTGATTTATTCGTTTTCTCATGCTTCACAGGCTTGGCATACATTGATGTGGCCAACCTTACTCCCGAGAACATTGTTACCCTTGACGACAAACAATGGATAATGACCAAACGACAGAAGACGAGTGTTGCAACAAATGTTCTTTTATTGGATATTCCGAAGAATATCATTGAAAAGTATAGTGGCAAGACCTATCGTGATGGTAAACTCTTCCCAATGCTAACCAATCAGCGAACCAATTCATATCTGAAGGAAATTGCAGATATTTGTGGCATTAAAAAGGACCTAACCTTTCACATGGCTCGCCACACATTTGCAACAATGTCATTGAGTAAAGGTGTTTCTATGGAATCAGTTTCTAAGATGCTGGGACATACCAATATTAAAACCACACAAATTTATGCCCGTATTACCAATAAGAAAATAGAACACGATATGGAACAGTTGGCTGGCAAGTTAGACAAGTTCAATGTTGCTATGGGCATCAACTCTAAATAATATATAACCCTAAACCAAGAAGATTATGACAACAACAAAGAAAGAGCTTTCTTACTTCCGTTTGAAGTTGGAAGCGTATCTCGGAGAGCATTTTCCAGAGAGAGTGAATGAAAATACGTTTATAACTGCTCGCGCAGACGAAGCATTGACAACTTACTGCGATGCTATAGCACAAGGTTTTTCTCACCCAGAGGCAGAGGTAATGGCAAGCGAAGTCTTATACCAAGGTTTGCACTTTTCCAAGTACGACACGCTTGTCTCTATCTTAGAGAATGAGTTCGAGAAAGAACTCCCTTTCCCTCTTCCCGGAAGGCTAACACCAATGCTTCTGAAGAATAAGGCTGTGCAAAGCGTTTTCGACAAGTATGAGCTGACGGACGACTTCGGCGCAAGTCCCGAGTATGAGAAACTCTACACTGAACTGACAGGGACAATCGTTCTGATCATCGAGGTTAATGGTCTGCCAACCGTCGATAGTGAGAACATGACTTGATGTAACACCATCGGGAGCTTTTGTAGTGTCAAGAGCCAAGATAACCATTCTTCACCACACACCAAGAGTTTGAGCAAACACTTGGCTTTGTGAGGCAGAATATCTTGTTATTGCTCTTGAAACTATTAAAAGCTCCGATATGAATACAATCATCATGAATCAAGACATCTACACACCTGCCTTCATCAAGGCAGACGCACCGAACAAAAGCGATAATATCAAGCAGCAGCCGAATTTGCCCAAGCAAGTCCGCCGCTTCTCTTGGACACGCTTCATTGAACTCGCTATCTTGCTTTCCATCGTTATCGGTGCCATTTGGTTTATCTCAAAGATTGTAACGCCGCAAGTCGTAACTGTCGTCTCTGTCATTACTGGTTTTCTGATACTACGCTTTATAATCAGGGTAATTCTAAAAGTAACATTTACGCTGCTGAGCATTCTCTTCTGGCTGGCAATTCTCTGTGCTATCCTGTTATGCGTGCTTTGAGAAGCATAGTTCTTTCATTTTATTTCATCGAGGGTGTGTCAAAATGTCCACATCCTCTTTTTTATGCACAAAGCCCCGACTTTCTCAAGCCAGGGCTTTGCTATTTCCTAAAGTTTTTGTACCTTTAAACATACAAAAAATCTCATTATGGCAAAGGTACACTTTCGTTCTTACATACACAAGAAAATGATTCTTTTTCCTCAAAGAATCGATAAGGATATCGCAGAAGATGACCCTGTTCGTCTTTTAGATGCCTTGGTGGATAATCTTATGTTGGATAATGTCTACAAACTTTATAAGCCCAGTGGTCGCAAGCCTTATCATCCACAAATGATGCTCAAGGTGATTCTTTACGCCTATATGAATAATATCTATTCTTGCCGCCGTATAGAGTCGCTCCTCAAGCGTGACATTCATTTCATCTATCTGGCAGGATATGAGCAGCCTGATTTTATTACCATTAATCGTTTTCGTAATCGTGTGAAAAAGGAAATCAACAATATATTCACACAAGTCGTATTAGTACTTGCAGCCAAAGGTTTGATAAGTCTTGACGTTGAATATATTGACGGCACAAAGATAGAATCGAAAGCCAACAAGTATACCTTCGTTTGGAAGAGAACCGTGGAAAAGAACCGCGCCAAGTTACAGGAACAAATACGCACACTCTTGCTTCAGGTTGATGATGTCATAGCGCAGGACAATGCGGCTAAAACGGAAGGTGTCGAGTTTACTGCAGCTCTGCTCGATGAGATATCCGAGGAATTGAACAAGTCTTTGGAATCAGCCCTTGAGCCTAAGACTAAATAAGAGAAGCAGGCTGTTAGAACCAAGAAAAAACAGATTAAAGAGCTTGAGAAGAAACGTAATAAACTCCAGGAGTATGACCAGCACCTTGAGGTTATGGGAGAGAGAAACTCCTACAGCAAGACCGACCCTGATGCCACGTTTATGCACATGAAGGAGGATGCTATGCGGAACGGACAGACTAAGCCTGGATATAATCTGCAGATAGCAACGGAGAACCAGTTTATCACCGACTTTGCACTCTATGCCAATCGTACCGATACACTCACACTTCCTTCTTTCTTGGAGTCTTTCAAATCACGCTATCATCGCTATGCCAAGACAGTCATAGCTGATTCAGGGTATGGCTCCGAGGAGAACTATCTGTTCATGGACGT carries:
- a CDS encoding transposase codes for the protein MAKVHFRSYIHKKMILFPQRIDKDIAEDDPVRLLDALVDNLMLDNVYKLYKPSGRKPYHPQMMLKVILYAYMNNIYSCRRIESLLKRDIHFIYLAGYEQPDFITINRFRNRVKKEINNIFTQVVLVLAAKGLISLDVEYIDGTKIESKANKYTFVWKRTVEKNRAKLQEQIRTLLLQVDDVIAQDNAAKTEGVEFTAALLDEISEELNKSLESALEPKTK
- a CDS encoding DUF1896 domain-containing protein, with the translated sequence MTTTKKELSYFRLKLEAYLGEHFPERVNENTFITARADEALTTYCDAIAQGFSHPEAEVMASEVLYQGLHFSKYDTLVSILENEFEKELPFPLPGRLTPMLLKNKAVQSVFDKYELTDDFGASPEYEKLYTELTGTIVLIIEVNGLPTVDSENMT
- a CDS encoding NAD(P)/FAD-dependent oxidoreductase — its product is MDIAIIGGGAAGFMAAIMARRTNPSSKVTIFERAQKVLAKVEITGGGRCNVTNSFAAITDMKQAYPRGHKLMKRLMKTFSHEDTYRWFEQHGVPLVTQEDECVFPKAQDSHAIINCLVRQANELGVTICCRHRLVNIHKMEDGRLKLEFENGSHRVFHRTIITTGGSPNGRGLQYLAQLGHEIEAPVPSLFTFNIKDRAFCDLMGTVVEPVVTTIPGTKLRAKGPLLVTHWGVSGPAALKLSSYAARLLAENDYKAPLAISWTGELTRQEVEENLLKLQTANPRKQVATLHPFGLPSRLWLYILSKLGIDAVKPWAEIGRKTINRMIETLVNDQYSIAGKGAFREEFVTCGGVSLSSVNSKTLESKVCPNLFFAGEVLDIDAITGGFNLQAAWTTGVVAGQCAAGS
- a CDS encoding site-specific integrase, which gives rise to MKTIFRAVFYLRSNYVNKEGKTPVMLRIYLNNERLSIGSTGIAVQQSQWDSEKERLKGRTTEALSTNLELDNIQSGLQTIFKKLEMTDAISLERIKSEYLGRKEEVETMMTLFDKHNKDIAKQVGISVSAATFQKYNVCKRHFTTFLQDKYKRSDMRLSELTYIIIHDFDIFLRIVVGQNPNTATKTMKTFKTITILGRKMGVIHHDPFLNHRFHLEPVNRGFLTDEEILKIANKDLGIQRLELVRDLFVFSCFTGLAYIDVANLTPENIVTLDDKQWIMTKRQKTSVATNVLLLDIPKNIIEKYSGKTYRDGKLFPMLTNQRTNSYLKEIADICGIKKDLTFHMARHTFATMSLSKGVSMESVSKMLGHTNIKTTQIYARITNKKIEHDMEQLAGKLDKFNVAMGINSK